In the genome of Triticum urartu cultivar G1812 chromosome 5, Tu2.1, whole genome shotgun sequence, one region contains:
- the LOC125508689 gene encoding double-stranded RNA-binding protein 8-like isoform X1: MDGAGMATPPEANTSPAPNGGGCGGIRVENCYVFKSRLQEYAQKAGLMTPEYQTLKEGPSHEPIFKSSVVINNVKYDSLPGFFSRKAAEQSAAEVALMEIGKSVALPTNATIPAVQETGLCKNLLQEYAQKMNYAIPSYTCNKQGPYICTVEIGGIQYIGATARTKKEAEIKAARTALLAIQVAGQSEGCANGTTKYIVVPGKRQGKEIEKKPVETPKSLKTKKGGFKKQRNKNKFIKKNGQEVNEEKDETGVPGDAHHSDVPVKPAVTTEDPLTNTVMMQPDEAGPFEHEPTGDTAMLQPDEDAWPSEHELTGHTAMLQPDGEATKVEQEQLSDTAMLQPDDEGGRVEHEPLSNAPMVLHNEEARNVKQEALIGTAMPQPHVEDRRVGAEPPRDAAMVQPNDEARCVKQELLIDAAMPLPNEEAGAAANPVPLSDSITAQPNAETTNINESPRNAASAQHNEEARTVNQEPPSSASLLQPKEPRVEIGEFVSENKDQTLGDASREANRSIEDMPEKCSDNSSAFTSVE; encoded by the exons ATGGACGGTGCCGGTATGGCGACACCGCCGGAGGCCAACACTTCGCCCGCGCccaacggcggcggctgcggcgggaTCA GGGTCGAGAATTGCTACGTCTTCAAGAGCAGGCTGCAGGAGTACGCGCAGAAAGCCGGCCTCATGACGCCGGAGTACCAAACCCTCAAGGAGGGGCCTTCCCATGAGCCAATCTTCAAGTCCAGCGTGGTGATTAACAACGTCAAGTACGACTCGCTACCCGGGTTCTTCAGCCGCAAGGCTGCAGAGCAGTCGGCCGCCGAAGTTGCGCTCATGGAAATCGGCAAGTCTGTGGCGTTACCAACCAATGCAACCATCCCGGCAGTC CAAGAAACTGGTCTGTGCAAGAATCTTCTTCAGGAGTATGCTCAGAAGATGAATTATGCTATTCCATCTTATACTTGCAACAAACAAGGTCCATACATATGCACCGTAGAGATTGGTGGAATACAATACATTGGTGCTACAGCACGGACAAAGAAAGAGGCAGAGATAAAAGCTGCCCGAACTGCTCTTCTTGCAATCCAAG TTGCAGGCCAATCAGAAGGTTGTGCAAATGGTACCACAAAATATATTGTTGTGCCTGGCAAAAGGCAAGGTAAGGAGATCGAGAAAAAGCCTGTTGAAACTCCAAAATCACTTAAGACCAAGAAAGGTGGTTTCAAGAAGCAACGGAACAAGAATAAATTCATCAAGAAGAATGGCCAAGAAGTTAACGAGGAAAAGGATGAAACTGGAGTGCCCGGAGATGCTCATCATTCTGATGTCCCTGTGAAGCCAGCTGTAACAACAGAAGATCCATTGACCAACACTGTAATGATGCAACCTGATGAAGCTGGGCCATTCGAACATGAACCGACCGGTGACACTGCAATGCTGCAACCTGATGAAGACGCTTGGCCATCCGAACATGAACTGACCGGTCACACTGCAATGCTGCAACCTGATGGCGAAGCTACAAAAGTGGAACAGGAGCAACTCAGTGACACAGCAATGCTGCAACCTGATGATGAAGGTGGAAGAGTAGAACATGAGCCACTCAGCAACGCTCCAATGGTGCTACATAATGAGGAAGCTAGAAATGTAAAGCAGGAAGCACTCATCGGCACTGCGATGCCCCAACCTCACGTGGAAGATAGAAGAGTAGGAGCAGAGCCACCTAGAGATGCTGCAATGGTGCAACCTAATGATGAAGCTAGATGCGTAAAGCAGGAGCTACTAATTGACGCTGCAATGCCTCTCCCCAATGAGGAGGCCGGAGCAGCTGCAAATCCTGTGCCATTGAGTGACTCCATAACAGCGCAACCTAATGCAGAGACTACAAATATAAATGAGTCACCGAGGAATGCAGCATCAGCGCAACATAATGAAGAAGCTAGGACCGTAAACCAGGAGCCACCCAGCAGTGCTTCGCTGCTGCAGCCAAAGGAACCCAGAGTCGAGATCGGTGAATTTGTTTCTGAAAACAAGGACCAAACTCTGGGAGATGCATCTCGTGAGGCAAATAGGTCCATCGAAGATATGCCAGAAAAGTGCTCAGATAATTCATCTGCTTTTACAAGCGTGGAATAA
- the LOC125508689 gene encoding double-stranded RNA-binding protein 8-like isoform X2, whose product MDGAGMATPPEANTSPAPNGGGCGGIRVENCYVFKSRLQEYAQKAGLMTPEYQTLKEGPSHEPIFKSSVVINNVKYDSLPGFFSRKAAEQSAAEVALMEIGKSVALPTNATIPAVQETGLCKNLLQEYAQKMNYAIPSYTCNKQGPYICTVEIGGIQYIGATARTKKEAEIKAARTALLAIQGQSEGCANGTTKYIVVPGKRQGKEIEKKPVETPKSLKTKKGGFKKQRNKNKFIKKNGQEVNEEKDETGVPGDAHHSDVPVKPAVTTEDPLTNTVMMQPDEAGPFEHEPTGDTAMLQPDEDAWPSEHELTGHTAMLQPDGEATKVEQEQLSDTAMLQPDDEGGRVEHEPLSNAPMVLHNEEARNVKQEALIGTAMPQPHVEDRRVGAEPPRDAAMVQPNDEARCVKQELLIDAAMPLPNEEAGAAANPVPLSDSITAQPNAETTNINESPRNAASAQHNEEARTVNQEPPSSASLLQPKEPRVEIGEFVSENKDQTLGDASREANRSIEDMPEKCSDNSSAFTSVE is encoded by the exons ATGGACGGTGCCGGTATGGCGACACCGCCGGAGGCCAACACTTCGCCCGCGCccaacggcggcggctgcggcgggaTCA GGGTCGAGAATTGCTACGTCTTCAAGAGCAGGCTGCAGGAGTACGCGCAGAAAGCCGGCCTCATGACGCCGGAGTACCAAACCCTCAAGGAGGGGCCTTCCCATGAGCCAATCTTCAAGTCCAGCGTGGTGATTAACAACGTCAAGTACGACTCGCTACCCGGGTTCTTCAGCCGCAAGGCTGCAGAGCAGTCGGCCGCCGAAGTTGCGCTCATGGAAATCGGCAAGTCTGTGGCGTTACCAACCAATGCAACCATCCCGGCAGTC CAAGAAACTGGTCTGTGCAAGAATCTTCTTCAGGAGTATGCTCAGAAGATGAATTATGCTATTCCATCTTATACTTGCAACAAACAAGGTCCATACATATGCACCGTAGAGATTGGTGGAATACAATACATTGGTGCTACAGCACGGACAAAGAAAGAGGCAGAGATAAAAGCTGCCCGAACTGCTCTTCTTGCAATCCAAG GCCAATCAGAAGGTTGTGCAAATGGTACCACAAAATATATTGTTGTGCCTGGCAAAAGGCAAGGTAAGGAGATCGAGAAAAAGCCTGTTGAAACTCCAAAATCACTTAAGACCAAGAAAGGTGGTTTCAAGAAGCAACGGAACAAGAATAAATTCATCAAGAAGAATGGCCAAGAAGTTAACGAGGAAAAGGATGAAACTGGAGTGCCCGGAGATGCTCATCATTCTGATGTCCCTGTGAAGCCAGCTGTAACAACAGAAGATCCATTGACCAACACTGTAATGATGCAACCTGATGAAGCTGGGCCATTCGAACATGAACCGACCGGTGACACTGCAATGCTGCAACCTGATGAAGACGCTTGGCCATCCGAACATGAACTGACCGGTCACACTGCAATGCTGCAACCTGATGGCGAAGCTACAAAAGTGGAACAGGAGCAACTCAGTGACACAGCAATGCTGCAACCTGATGATGAAGGTGGAAGAGTAGAACATGAGCCACTCAGCAACGCTCCAATGGTGCTACATAATGAGGAAGCTAGAAATGTAAAGCAGGAAGCACTCATCGGCACTGCGATGCCCCAACCTCACGTGGAAGATAGAAGAGTAGGAGCAGAGCCACCTAGAGATGCTGCAATGGTGCAACCTAATGATGAAGCTAGATGCGTAAAGCAGGAGCTACTAATTGACGCTGCAATGCCTCTCCCCAATGAGGAGGCCGGAGCAGCTGCAAATCCTGTGCCATTGAGTGACTCCATAACAGCGCAACCTAATGCAGAGACTACAAATATAAATGAGTCACCGAGGAATGCAGCATCAGCGCAACATAATGAAGAAGCTAGGACCGTAAACCAGGAGCCACCCAGCAGTGCTTCGCTGCTGCAGCCAAAGGAACCCAGAGTCGAGATCGGTGAATTTGTTTCTGAAAACAAGGACCAAACTCTGGGAGATGCATCTCGTGAGGCAAATAGGTCCATCGAAGATATGCCAGAAAAGTGCTCAGATAATTCATCTGCTTTTACAAGCGTGGAATAA
- the LOC125508688 gene encoding pentatricopeptide repeat-containing protein At2g27610-like produces MRASALLPQARGSSTFFPGPKSPDPLALTNALSAASRSSRPPSHLHAQVLKLGMSGDTFTTNHLLISYSRSGLLGGALAVFDEMPHRNLVSWTAMVSASTRGGAAELGIRLFVSMLRSGFCPNEFSLASALRAACDRSAARAKLQFGASLHGVAVKVGVDADPFLGSSLLLMYARHGRVAAAERAFADVRCKDLTCWNAMLDGYVSNGCGYGAMRAAALMHQCGLQADMFTYVSALKACSITGELDFGRRLHGCVIHNMFESDTSVMNALVDMYLSSGLTDIAMAAFGRIRQKDTISWNTLISRFAHDEDDRAAACCFADMPLSGSKPNEVTFSIMLRLSGAKENASLGLQVFSLSYRHGYSDDVLVANAVINMLSRCGLLNGAHGFFCNLKFRNIVTWNEMIAGYGLYSCSEDAMRLFRGMVCFDERPDEFTYSAVLSAFRESHEARNHEQLHAIILKQGVASWQFVSTSLIKAKAVFGSVQDALKVIEDTGEMDFVSWGVIITSFLKHGLNNEVLFLFDLFRSDQMNKPDEFILATALNACANAALIRQSRCIHSIVVRTGHRKHFCVASALVDAYAKCGDISAAESAFTTISSVSADAILYNTMLTAYANHGRINEALNLYQDMTQAQLIPTPATFVAIVSACSHFGLVEEGKVVFNLMMSEGQGMNPTRANFATLVDLLARKGLLREAKGVIDVMPFQPWPAVWRSLMNGCRVHGNKELGVLAAEQIMRMAPSSDGAYVSLSNVFADVGEWHSAEEARTVMSENQVWKVQGYSRIEV; encoded by the coding sequence ATGAGAGCATCAGCACTACTTCCCCAAGCGAGGGGTTCCTCCACCTTCTTCCCCGGGCCCAAATCGCCTGACCCCCTCGCCCTCACCAATGCGCTCTCCGCAGCCTCCCGCTCCTCTAGGCCACCGTCGCACCTCCACGCGCAGGTCCTCAAGCTCGGCATGTCCGGCGACACCTTCACCACGAACCACCTCCTCATCTCCTACTCCAGAAGCGGGCTCCTCGGGGGCGCGCTGGCCGTGTTCGACGAAATGCCGCACAGGAACCTGGTTTCCTGGACCGCCATGGTGTCCGCCTCGACACGCGGCGGCGCGGCCGAACTGGGCATCCGGCTGTTCGTCTCCATGCTGAGGAGCGGCTTCTGCCCGAACGAGTTCTCTCTCGCCAGCGCGCTCCGTGCTGCCTGTGATCGGTCCGCGGCCCGTGCCAAGCTCCAGTTCGGCGCCTCGCTCCATGGCGTCGCGGTCAAGGTCGGCGTGGATGCCGATCCTTTCCTGGGAAGCTCATTGCTGCTCATGTATGCCAGACATGGGCGTGTTGCTGCTGCGGAGCGCGCATTTGCGGACGTCCGGTGCAAAGACTTGACGTGCTGGAACGCGATGCTGGATGGCTATGTCTCCAATGGCTGTGGATATGGCGCGATGAGGGCAGCGGCTCTGATGCACCAATGTGGGCTACAAGCTGACATGTTCACCTACGTTTCAGCTCTCAAGGCATGTTCCATCACGGGGGAGTTGGATTTTGGACGACGGCTTCATGGATGTGTCATCCATAACATGTTTGAGTCCGATACCTCCGTGATGAATGCGCTTGTCGATATGTATTTGAGCTCCGGGCTGACGGACATTGCCATGGCTGCTTTTGGTAGGATCCGGCAAAAGGACACGATTTCTTGGAACACACTGATATCCCGTTTCGCGCATGATGAAGACGATAGAGCAGCTGCATGCTGCTTTGCTGATATGCCGCTATCGGGTTCTAAGCCTAATGAAGTCACTTTCTCTATCATGCTGAGGCTGAGTGGTGCTAAAGAGAACGCCTCACTTGGTCTTCAGGTATTCAGCCTTTCCTATCGTCATGGCTACTCCGACGATGTTCTTGTAGCAAATGCAGTTATCAACATGCTTTCGAGATGTGGATTACTCAACGGCGCACATGGCTTCTTCTGTAACCTCAAGTTCAGAAACATTGTGACTTGGAACGAGATGATTGCAGGTTATGGTCTGTACAGCTGTTCTGAAGATGCAATGAGGCTCTTCCGCGGCATGGTTTGTTTCGATGAAAGACCAGATGAGTTCACCTATTCAGCTGTTTTGTCTGCTTTCCGAGAATCTCATGAAGCAAGGAACCATGAGCAACTCCATGCAATTATTCTGAAACAAGGTGTTGCTTCATGGCAGTTTGTGTCAACTTCACTGATCAAGGCAAAGGCAGTGTTTGGATCAGTTCAGGATGCGCTGAAAGTCATTGAGGACACTGGTGAGATGGATTTTGTGTCATGGGGTGTCATCATCACTTCATTCCTCAAGCATGGCTTGAACAATGAGGTCCTTTTCCTTTTTGACTTGTTTAGAAGTGACCAAATGAACAAACCTGACGAGTTCATCCTAGCTACAGCCCTGAATGCCTGTGCGAACGCTGCATTGATCCGGCAGTCCAGATGTATCCATTCAATTGTTGTCAGGACGGGACACAGGAAGCACTTCTGCGTGGCGAGCGCTCTAGTCGATGCGTACGCAAAGTGCGGTGACATATCGGCTGCGGAGAGTGCATTTACCACTATTTCATCAGTAAGTGCCGATGCCATACTGTACAACACCATGCTGACAGCTTACGCCAACCATGGCCGGATCAACGAAGCCCTCAATCTCTACCAAGATATGACACAGGCTCAATTGATCCCCACCCCAGCTACTTTTGTTGCCATTGTATCAGCGTGCAGCCATTTTGGGCTAGTTGAAGAGGGGAAGGTTGTGTTCAATCTGATGATGTCTGAAGGTCAGGGTATGAATCCAACGAGGGCCAACTTTGCTACCCTGGTTGATCTTCTGGCGCGGAAAGGGCTCCTTCGCGAGGCGAAAGGCGTGATCGACGTAATGCCTTTCCAACCATGGCCTGCGGTTTGGAGGTCCCTGATGAACGGTTGTAGGGTCCACGGGAACAAAGAACTTGGCGTGCTTGCAGCAGAGCAGATCATGAGGATGGCCCCGAGCAGTGATGGCGCCTACGTATCGCTTTCGAATGTCTTTGCTGATGTTGGAGAGTGGCATTCTGCAGAAGAGGCTAGGACGGTGATGTCTGAGAATCAAGTCTGGAAGGTGCAAGGGTATAGCAGGATTGAGGTTTAG